Part of the Leishmania major strain Friedlin complete genome, chromosome 7 genome is shown below.
catTGCCAGTACCGCCCAGGCCACCATATTACGTAGCGGAAGTGGCAAGagctctccttcctcccctaCTCTCCCGCTCTGTCGCGCCGCTGTTCCTGTGTGCACCTCCGCGCACTCTTCGCGGTTGTTGTCGGGACCGACATCCGCTCACTGCCGCCGTAGCCGTAGCCGAGCGCACGCACTCCCCCGACTTTCTCAGCGGGTTTTGGCGTGCGCTGATTGCACTGCCATTTGTGTGCACCAACCCCCTCCATCCCATCCCCACCTCTCCGTCCTTTCCCCCCCCTTAGCATCACCCGCCCATCAGCGCCGTTGTGGCGGCGTGCATTCGCTGTTTTCGCAcgctctcctccatctcGTCTTGCCCCACCCAACCTTCTTCTTGTGTTGACTGTGGGGCACAGCTTGCACCCTATCTCTTCGCATTGTCCGATACACCAGCGACCGTGAAGAGGCCGCACCAGTGGTGTGTGGAATAGCGTGCGTCGGCTGTTTACCATCACAAGCCGCCGGcagcccccttccctccactccccctctcttcctctgccgTCTGCCGTCTTCCTTTCTGATTTGAAAGCGAAAGAAAATGTGCCTGCCATCGCTGCCCTTCCGGACATGTCTCACCACCCCGGCTGCGACCACCATGACGGCGAGAACTGGATACTACCTCAAGCGGGCatcgcgcgccgctgcggtgttCTTCCACTCgagccaccgctgctgcgctgctgtcggcgctACCTCTCTTTGCCGGGTTTCTCTCCCTTGCCacccactgctgctgctgatggcgaTGCGCAGTGACGCGGCGACGATCTCGCCGGCGGTAGCTAGCCCTCGGCGCCTGCGTGGGCACACTACCTCCGCGCGCGTCTCACGGTCGTTGCCATCGCTATCCTTGACCTCGTCGCTGTCtctcgcctcctcgtcgtccgcTCACCGCTGCACTCCCATCGGGGCATTCATGGCGAGCGGCGGTCCCTCCGCCATGTCGGCGTGGTGCATGGCGCGCCGCCAGGCCTCGACTGGGCGCCGCCCCACCTTCACCGAAATcgcagaggcgctgcaggtgctggaggTCAGCATCGACGTGGACCCGAAGGCGCTCAAGAAGAGGTACCGCGAACTTGTGAAGAAGAACCACCCTGACGCtggtggggaggaggcgacgaTGGCCCGCGTCACTGTCGCCTACGAGCGCCTCAGCGAGCTCACGAATCGGGAGAGGGAAGCGTTTAAGCTGCAGAAGAAGATGTTTcacagtggcggcggcgcgtcccCGGCAGCATCGCGCCGCTACCGCCCCGGCCCACCGGGCGGCTTCGGCTACGCGGCACCAAACGAGCCGTTtcaggcgcaggcggcgaaCATGTACGGGCAGTATTATCAGCAAGACGCCAACAACGCCTACCACCAGGCACACAGCAAGGGGCAGCACGGCTACTGGAACCACTTCCACAACCGCGGCGGCTCCGGCGGCTTCGCCGAGAACCCCTTCACTTCCAGAAGTCCGTTCAGCATGTACGCGCAGGTTCAGCGCGCCCGCTTCATGCCGCCTGGCTCGCTGCTCATCCAAGGGTTAGTCGTCTACCTTGTCTTGTCCACCATGTTCCTCTTCGCTTATCGGTCGTACCGCGACTGGCGGCACGACGACGGCTGGCGCATGTCGGAGAGTCTGGCGCGACATGAGCAGATGGAAGAGCTGCACCGCATTCGGCAAGAGATgcacgagcgcgcgcgcgccatgcagcgcctcgacgacgaagacgcggcggccgcgtcgtaCCGCAGTCGGCAGTACGTTGGGGAGTCGCCCACGGCTCGCGCGTACGAGTACGCCCGTCAGCGCCGGATAcaagcgctgcaggcgcagcaggagacTGCCGCGAACctgccggagctgcgcgggTGGCCTAAGGTGGGGGAGGACAAGGGGCGCATCATCAAGCGTGCGCAGGACCCGTCTGGCATTGTATTCTTTGAGCCACGCAAGGAGGACAGCCGACGTCGCCAGATCGAGAATCATCGCAGGGGCAGCGATTTTGCGCGCTCCTCTTCGAGTgagtcgccgtcgccacagCTGAACGAGGCTGCTCGAGGGCCTCTGTGTGGTGCGGCGACTGCATCGCCGCTTGCCGCAGACAGCAGTGCCCCGCTACCACCCGAAGCGAACGTCAGCTCCGTTGTGGTGAAGCCGGTGGGTAGtgagcaggaggcgcaggccgTCATGCGCGGCATCTTCGGTGATCTTCGCAAGATTGTCTCGTAGAGAAGAGGCACGCTCGCTTGCGCCTCCCTTTTTTcgatgccgcagctgcgtgcAGACGTGTGAGCCGGTGTGGTGGCTGATCAAGTcttctttgctgctgctgttgttgttgttgttaaTGGACCGACGTGCGCCGTGATGCCGTGGCATCATGCTTCTCTGtctccttccttctctgcATAGGCGCGCACCACGGCGTCAACAACGTGGCGTTCtctgcatatgtgtgtgtgtgtgtgcgtgcgtgtgtgcagtcCCGTGGTTTTCGCTTGTGATGGCGCATTCGTTGACAGTGGTGCTCTTCATCCAAAGGGCgtctcttttcctcctcctcctcctccccgacAGTCTTCCGCGTCCTCACCCGCTGTTCGTGTCGCTCGTGTTCGCTTGGCTGTCGtactctcccccccccgcgcgcACCCACATCGCCCATctgcctgcgcctccgtTGGCGTCCTGCCGAAGGGTCGCGCCTGGCAGCACATGCTTTCGTACTTCCTGATCTGTTCGTGCGTAAGTACacacctctcccccttcctccctctccacaaCTCGAtcgagacacacacacacacacacacacatacaggtCTTCCTACGGACGCGATCAGCACGCTGGAGCGCAACCGACGCACTGTGCACTGACGATGTCTTCATCATCTTCCAGCTtgcctgccgccgcgtcctTGCCAGCAACGCACGCCACCCCACCAGGTGCCTTGTCCTCTTCGGTAGTATCATCTTCAGCGCCCATGTGCACtcatctgccgctgccgccaccgccgccgcagccgcaggagCAACAGGCGAATAAGCGAAGTCTCAGAAATGACACGCACGCTGGTCAGATGttgcgggagcagcagcagatgatGGAGCAGCTCATGAGCACCGGGCtcgtgcaggcggcggacCTCCTCGAGTTCGGCTTCAGCGCCGCGGAGCTCCGCGCCGCCGGGCTGCACCTTCCACCGCCACACCACCGCGCTGGCGAGCAGACCAAGGGTGGCCTGGAAGCCGCACAAGCCGAGCGGATGGCAGATGCCCACGGTGAGGAtagtcgccgccgcggggtGCCTCGGAAGCGCGCTTGGTgcgacgacgcagcacaGGCGCGACCGCAGAAGAACGAGCGCGTGGCACCATCGCCTGTTGTaagtggcgccgccgcaaccaCGCTGTCCGCTGCGGAAACGACTCGAGAGCCGCAGACGGTCGCAAAGTCTGTGGCGACGCCTGCCTTACTGTCGGAGGAGACGCGTGCACGGAGCCTGCACGCCGCGAAGCTCGTGGAGCAGACGCAGAgcctgcggcggcaccgcggtgATCAGGACTGTGCTCGGTGGCTGTGCTACGACGAtacagacgacgaggaggtgtcTAGCACCGCATCAACAGGGACGTCCTCGGGGGAGGCGAccgcggcgctcgcctcgatggcgcgggcggcggaaACGCTGCCGAAGGCGCGCTGCAACACGGCTCTCGCTTTCAGCGGACTGGACGTTGCGGTTGTGAGGGAGATTGCACAGCGGCTGCAGGACGAAAGTGGCCACGACGCCTCTGTTGAgagccgccgcacacgcgagTACGTCGAGTCCCGCGAGAATGGCAATACCCCCTACATGTAAAGCCGAGCTAACTGCAGAGTGTACGCACCGCGTGCGAGGGATGCGCACACCAACATACGAACGCCGAGGTGCATGGATGGcggcatgtgcgtgcgtgtgagttTGGAACCATCCACCGGACCATCgtttccttccttccttttgGTTTTCGTGTTGAACCGCGCATACTCGCCctgccccttctcttcctcggCCCCGCACCATCGTACTGCTGCGTTACTTCCCAGCCGGAACATAGATTCGCCTGCTCGCCTCCCGCCTCGTCCCTcttcagcacacacacacgggctTGCTACGTGGCGCTGACGATGAGGGGTGGAGAAAGGAGGCGTCAAGGCGCGCACGTAAGTATAGAGAAACGTAGGCGTGGAGCGCACGCGCTGGTGAGCCGttgcagacgcgcacacacccggTGATATACTGTCCAGATGATAACTGGGACGCTAGCGCGCACGACCGACCTCGATAGAGCCCCTCGGCCCCTCGCATCCCTAACACACGGTACCGTCTCGTTCGCCTGCTCCACCACCGTTCTttggagggggtggggtggggaggacAGCATGGCCATAGAAGACCGTACCCGTGCGCTCATACACATGGCCCACGCAAACACTCGTACACCTAGCCACTGCACGCGTCCGCGAGCGCATTCTGCCTCCTTTCTCATCACGCCCTCCGTCGTCGTTCCTTCGTGCGGGTGCGCATGTCTCGTGTGATCGCTCGCGGATCGGCACAGCACGGCAGTCTTTCTGTCCCTTTCTTTTCGTATGGGCGTAGGTGTATGTGTACGCTGCGCCGTGCTCACGAGCGCGCAAACCTCAACGAGTCACCACTTCGGCGTCGCACATCGCGGCGTATTCCGCTTGACGCAGCAtctgcctccctcttcttccgtTGGCACGCTCTAGGTCAGTCGACGACGAGTTACCCCCGAAGGACGTTGCGCCGGTATCCTCAGCACACCATGTGATGACACCTCTCTGCCTCACAAACCGCCAGTGTTCGCCTTTCTCGCCAACAAACAGCTGCTCTGCACCTTTCTTTTCCCTTCTTTCTGCAACATCACCAACGCGGCGAtgtgcccccctccctcctctcttctttcccacacacacacacacacacacacgtacatacATCTACATACACTCACACGCATGCGAACATACGCAAGAACTTAGTCACTTAGGCTGTGTCTGTATCCCTgtcactctctctccccgtctccGTCTGTATCGCTGTTACCCGCGCCTCTTCGAATCGTTTTCCGCTTGTATCGTTCATTTCCTAGCACTTGTATCGACCCACCATtagcccccctcccctcccctccctctctctctctctctctcggcaGCTCGTGAGCGTCGACGCGCGTTGCCGTGCCCGCACTGTGTCCGTGTACCTGGACACCAGTGCTGCCTGTGGCTGCCGTTATTCTTCCTCGCTTCCACTTTCTCTTGCTCCCTCTGTTGGCCTCTTCTCCCTGTGCGACAGACATGCCGCCGTCTCAGCCTCCCGTCGAAGGTGGTGCCAACCGCATCATCATCgttggcggcggcctcgccggcgtctgcgcagcgcacgcatcTCTGCAGCACGGTGgcagcgtgctgctgctcgacaaGTCCGCGTTTctcggcggcaacagcaccAAGGCGTCTAGTGGGATCGCCGGCACACCAACGCAGGCGCAGATCGATGCTGGCGTGCTCGATGGCGTGAAGCTGTTCACGGAGGACACAAACCGCAGCTTTCACGGCGTGCAGGCGGGCGAGAAGCCGGGCCCCGTCTCGCCACTCGTGTCGGAGATGGCGCGTCTGTCCGGTCCGTCGCTGGACTGGCTTGTCCGATACTTCAACTGCGACCTGTCGAAGCTCGGCTTCATGGGCGGTCATAGCCGTCCCCGCACCCACCGCGGCAAGGAGAGGTTCCCTGGCATGGCCATCACGTACGCGCTGATCaccgcgctggaggcggtgcagaagGTAGACCCCGCAAGGGCCCGCATCTTGACGAAGGCACGTGTGGTGCGCCTCGTGCGCCACCCGCTGGATGGCCCGGTCACCGGTGTCGTCTTCCAGGACCGCGAAGGTAACCAGCATATGGAGCGGGGCGCCGTGGTGATCGCGACCGGCGGCTTTGCGGCAGACTTCGCCCAGGACGACTCGTCGCTCATCGCCCGCTTCGCCCCGCAGCTGACCAAGTTCTCAACGACGAACGCCGATCATGCGACCGGCGACGGCATCAAGATCGCTGAGCAAGCTGGCGCCGGTCTCGTCGATATGGACCGCATTCAGGTGCACCCGTCCGGCCTCGTCGACCCGCGCGACCCCAACAACCACGTCAAGTTCCTGTGCGCCGAGGCGACGCGCGGAGCCGGCGGCATCGTGGTGGACAAGCACGGGCAGCGCTTCGTGGacgagctggcgcgccgcgatcaggtcagcgccgccatgcTGAAGCACGACAGCGCCAGCCCCTTTTATCTTCTGCTGAACGAGAAGAGCGCGAGGGAAATGGAGTGGCACTGCAAGCACTACGTGGGCCGTGGCCTCATGAAGCGCTACGCCAGTGGCTACGAGTTCTGTACGGCTACCAATACAAAGCCCGAGGCCCTGGCGGCGACGTATGAGCAGTACAAGAAGGATGCCGCTGTCAACGCTGCCTCGCGCGGTGCCgactccgccgccgcaggagcCGCGAAGCGaggcttctctctcttcggtTTCGGCGAGAAGCGAGCGGCAACGGGCACCGCGGTAGCCAAggacagcagccgcggcacccCCGACCAGTTTGGCAAGACGGTGTTCCGCAACGTGGACGCCTTCAGCATGGACGGCCCGCTCTACGTCGCGTGGATCGCGCCTGTTGTGCACTACACGATGGGTGGCTTGCACGTCAACGAGCGCGCCGAGGTGCTAGACgcgaagacgaagaagcCGATTCCTGGCCTGTACTGCGCCGGCGAggccgctggcggcgtgcaCGGCAAGAACCGGCTCGGCGGCAACTCGCTGCTGGACTGTGTCGTGTACGGCCGCGTGGCtggcgaggcggcgaccAAGTACCTCCTCGCCACATACATGGGGCCCTTCTCGAACAACCGCCTGAACACAATCTACTCGCACCTCGCCATCGAGGACCTGCCGCCGGTTCCGAAGGCAGCCGCCCCCACCAAgccggcagtggcgccggccgccagCAAGGAAGCTCATGCTGGCAGCGACGCTTCcccggctgccgccgtggaTGGTGAGAAGCACAAGGGCTTGAAGCGCTACACTCGCGCGGAGGTGGCGAAGCACAACAAGGAGTCGGACTGCTGGTGCATCGTGCGCGGCCTGGTGCTGAATCTGACTGAATTCCTGCCGGATCACCCAGGCGGCAAGCAGTCGGTGCTGATGtacgccggcggcgatgcgaCCAAGGAGTTTGACCTGGTGCATCAACCGGAGGTGATCGACAAGTATACGCCGGACGCCATCATTGGTGTTGTGTCGGACTAGACGTCAACCCTGTCCCCTCACCGCCACATGCGTGCGAGGGGCAGGGatagggagggagagagggagcgagcgACGgcaagggagggggtggcacAGGTGCTcaacgaagagaaagaggcgggCAAGGAGGCGACAGggacaccaccaccccgaACGCACCGTGTGTCcgcgcgcctccagcaccaccgctccccatgcgcccctccctcctccccttctacaacgccccccccccctcccctgagTCGCTTCCAGCATGTCCTGCATGCGTTGTGTTTCGTTTTGTGTCTGTCCCCTTTCTTTCTCCATcccacgcacatgcacatctACACACATAATTCATGCATTATACATATATATTAGAGGTATACGCCATGTTCTGTAACGCTTCGCTGTGTGTTGTGCATCTCTCAGAAgcagcccccccctcccccctcccccctcccccattcTATTCTTATCCAgtcctccttcccctccttaCTGCACATGGTGACATGATATAGTAACGACTAAACGGGCctagagaaggaggaggagcgacgATCACAACGTACGAAGAAGCGAGAGGCCGAGGGGTGCTCTGCTGATAGAGACGCGGACTTGTTGTgaacgcgtgcgcgcctgcacgctggcctcctcctccgcctccgcctccgcctcccacCCCACTCTCTTCCTCGATAGGGGCGCACCTGCCACCAAATTCTTACAAACACCGATCTCTCATGCGAGTGGGGTGTATGTCATGTACGTTCTTGCTGCTGTGTGGGGCATCCGGTCCAACGCGTGCGCCACGGCAGCTGGCttccccccgccccgccctccctccaGAGAGAAACGGACAAGAAGGCCAAGCCATAAAAcgtcgaagcagcagcccgcACAAGTGCGGTGCATTCAGACACGCACCCACTCGCCAGAGTGCACGTCAAGAGATCCTGGAGTTGGGCGAGTGCATTgatgtgcacgtgtgtagGCGGGGCAGGTGCTTCGCGTTGTCTTGCTTGCTCTTGTTCTTTCCGCCTTCTCCTACCCCCTTGTGCCACTTGTCTGGAGTGTGCGTGCCCATCCTTGTTCTTTTCCCGCCATCCTCGGGAGTCGAGCCGTTGGGAGGCCTGCGCGGTTCTACATATAATACACacataaatatatatatatatgtgtgtgtgtgtgtgctccctcATGCatgttttcttttgttgtttaAGGCACAACGgtgcggaggggggagagcgTGCTGCAAAACTTGTAAGCGGAATTCTATCGACGATCAGACACAGCGGATCACGGATgatgaacacacacacacacacacacgtggaggaggcagacGATGCCCGGGCCGCAGACGAGGCATGTGattgtgcgcgcgcggtACCACATACGTGCGCCAATGAATAGCACTGGACGTCTCTcctgcaccccctcctctttttcgtttATGCCTTTGTGCAGGCCACACATGTACGCGTGCAGTGGTGAAGCCCTGCCGGCcgtccctcttcctccccacCACATCTTCCATCCCCTTCACAGCGTTGGCCGAACAATGAAGCTGTACGCGAGTAGAGTACGTACGCTCGTTTCggacaggggggggggaggagctTGATCAGCTGCGCTTCCCAACTGCACGAGGGAGCAGCACCGACCCACATGGAGAGACGTTTATGCGTCACACATCACAGCTCCTCCGCACCAGGGGCACCCCACCCATGCTCGGGGGCGGGCTCGCCGCCGTCTAcgggagcacacacacacacacacacctgtcATCGGCCAAGAAATGGCTCGGATGAAGACGAACATGAAAGACCTTGCGAGGTGCTCCTGCCACCCCACAGTGGTCCCCGCAAAGACAGCAAAACGCCGGCCGTCCAAGCGGAACCGGGCGGACCGCAATGGAGGACAACGCTAGCGGCAACAACGGCCTCTTGGGCCCGCGCGTCggcctgccgcggcgcctcgGTGCAAGGGCCGGGTGCTCGGTTCGTGCGGGCTGGGGAGTGCCCTTGGGGCCAAGGCCACCCGCGGCGTAGGCGCCCGCCTCCACGCTCGCGCACGTAAAGGGCGGGAGGGCGCTGTTGCCGGGCCGTGTGCTCGGTGCTCCTTTCCCCGAACGCCTAAGGCGGACCCGCCTCCATGCCAAGCGAGGCCGCACCCCACCTTGCCGATCGGCTGagcgcctcgtccgccgTTCCCGAGAGTGGGCCGGAAAAACATCCGTGACAGGATTCGAACCTGCAACCCTCTGATCCGTAGTCAGATGCTCTTCCATTGAGCCACACGGACTTCGTGCCACCCTGGCACATAGGGTCAAACAACTGTTCTGTCCCTTCCCTTTCCGCCGCCCCATTCGTCATGCTTaccgatgaggaggaggggggggggtgcaaACGTATCACTCATTAAGCAAAGCACAGGGCAAATTCGTTTGAGTGCTTCAGGTCGGCCCAAACAGGAATGCAAGGCAGCACTAAATATATATGCACTTAACAATGCACTTTGCCGCACAAGACGGAAAAGAGCTCAAACACCGAGTGAGCGTGTTGGCGCGCTCCGGCAAACGGCGAACATAGAGACGAGCACGAAAGAGTGCATACGCATTTGTTCTGAAGCAAACAAAGCAAGCGTAAAGTGCTGCCCCGCCATTCTTTCCCCGCTGCCCTGTCACACTCATTTCTTtctcccctttttctttttctggCTTCTGATCAACTTTTAGGCACGCGCGCCTACCTTCGGAATGCCTCTCACCATGCACAGTAGTCCACACTACAAATTCTTTGTATCTGGTATCGCGAGGCACGTAAGTGGCGATGTCGTAGAAGCCTATTTCCGAGGCTACGGAAGCGGCGTCCGTCTGCAACTCATGCGCGACAAAGACGGGTTGTCTCTTGGCTACGGCTGGTTAACATTTGAGAGTGTTGATGTCGAGCGCGTTGTCGCCTCGCAGCACGAACTAGGCGGGTCCCCGGTAATGCTCAGGTATCAGCCGGGTAAAAAATCGCCGAAATCCCAACCTGCCGCTTctcccccgccgccaccaccgtcacaACCAATCAACGTACCAACGCAGCAAGGAAGGTCGCAGGAATACTTCCCGAAACATAAAAGATATAGAGAAGAAACCTTCAGACCACAGGTGCACACTGCTTCTCGAACCGCGCAAATCCAAACAGAAATTATGCCGCCGAAGCCGCAAACGCTTCCTGGACCGCAATCACTCCCGAAAGAGTCACGGCAGCCGGAGACGGAACCCTCTCCTACACCGATGCCGCAGACTGTACCTTTGCAGCATCAGTTCTCGTCCTCTCCACAAGAGCCCGTTGCACAACCGGTTTTTGCTTGCATTCCACTGAGTATTTGTCCCGGTGCATTTTTGCACGATCCACGGGTCTTCTGCTGCACGCTGGATCCCTCGCAGGTAGGTAAGCTCAGTATATTAGTGACACCGACGCCACACGCCGCCTTACCGAATCATCACGCTGAGCAAGCAGCGTACGTCGTACCAGGTAttcctcagcagcagcattcCACTTACGCAAGTGTAAACAGTAAACGCGTATCACCACAGACTCCTTTATCGATGCCACCGTTATCTTCAGGCCcagcaccgtcaccaccaccgccgccgggaccaccacctccacatCTAACTGCACCCTTTCGCGAAACGgttccaccaccaccgggaccaccacctccgccaccgcctcctggACCACCTCCTACCAAAAGTTGCTCATCCGGAATTCCTCTTCGAtttccaccaccacctggcccgcctccgcggcgttACTGATGAgctgttttctcttttcggTTTGCAAGTCCCCTTTTCGGTATCGCAGCCGCCTCAGATAATTCCCGTGAGTAAGAAAGGACTGGTAAAGCCTTTTTGATAATGGTTGTCTGGAAAGAGGACGAATTCAAATTACAACCAGCAGCTTTTGCTCCGAATCACGAAGGAAAAATGCGGGGTGAGGAATCAACGGATTTCTCACCGGTGTTTTACAGGGAGCACGGTTCTTGTGTATATCGCGTGCTGTAGAGCAATGATCTGCTTTTGACATTGTGTGAGGTAGACAAGATGAATCGAGCCGCAGTGCTAATTGCGGATAAAATTGCACCAACTACCAAGCCTTCGAAAACTAGGCGATTGCCCAAGCAGCGTTATTTGTTCTTTGCATGTGTTATATGTGGGAGgcaccgaaaaaaaaaactagAAATGAAGTACATGTGATCTTTGGGTCTCTTCTCAGCAGTGTGCAGCCTCCTAGTATGCTTGCTATAATAGAGGAAAAATACGCGATGCAACTCGATCCCTCGAC
Proteins encoded:
- a CDS encoding flavoprotein subunit-like protein, whose translation is MPPSQPPVEGGANRIIIVGGGLAGVCAAHASLQHGGSVLLLDKSAFLGGNSTKASSGIAGTPTQAQIDAGVLDGVKLFTEDTNRSFHGVQAGEKPGPVSPLVSEMARLSGPSLDWLVRYFNCDLSKLGFMGGHSRPRTHRGKERFPGMAITYALITALEAVQKVDPARARILTKARVVRLVRHPLDGPVTGVVFQDREGNQHMERGAVVIATGGFAADFAQDDSSLIARFAPQLTKFSTTNADHATGDGIKIAEQAGAGLVDMDRIQVHPSGLVDPRDPNNHVKFLCAEATRGAGGIVVDKHGQRFVDELARRDQVSAAMLKHDSASPFYLLLNEKSAREMEWHCKHYVGRGLMKRYASGYEFCTATNTKPEALAATYEQYKKDAAVNAASRGADSAAAGAAKRGFSLFGFGEKRAATGTAVAKDSSRGTPDQFGKTVFRNVDAFSMDGPLYVAWIAPVVHYTMGGLHVNERAEVLDAKTKKPIPGLYCAGEAAGGVHGKNRLGGNSLLDCVVYGRVAGEAATKYLLATYMGPFSNNRLNTIYSHLAIEDLPPVPKAAAPTKPAVAPAASKEAHAGSDASPAAAVDGEKHKGLKRYTRAEVAKHNKESDCWCIVRGLVLNLTEFLPDHPGGKQSVLMYAGGDATKEFDLVHQPEVIDKYTPDAIIGVVSD